The following coding sequences lie in one candidate division KSB1 bacterium genomic window:
- a CDS encoding glycoside hydrolase family 9 protein codes for MSHLNHLYEEIGIGGQEMAIIHIYSEYPDYGWVDAHNEGIACVDDVARAAVVYLRHFEITDDTTSLKRARKLLDFCLYMQAEDGQFYNFIYADHSINREGETSFKSFGWWAARGVWALGEGYRVFHKMDASYADLLKKHIQKTYVHIDTLLAHYPEVEDFDGFKAPKWLLYNSAADATSELMLGLAAFAQVSGDAKVKDYLKTFAMGLMEMQSGDKDTLPYGLFLSWKNVWHGWGNSQTQALAQASKVIQDKEIQQAAVREAGSFYPYWMERGFPRELEFVFEDTIRAKKVTQFDQIAYAVRPAVVGSLMLYELTQEERFAELAGELATWFFGNNPANQKMYDPETGRCFDGILSESEINRNSGAESTIEALYAILEVEANPIARRKLERYLSSN; via the coding sequence TTGTCGCACCTAAACCACTTATACGAAGAAATAGGAATCGGCGGCCAGGAGATGGCCATCATCCACATCTATTCCGAATACCCGGATTACGGATGGGTGGATGCGCATAATGAAGGTATCGCATGCGTCGATGATGTAGCGCGCGCCGCAGTGGTCTATCTTCGCCACTTTGAGATTACAGACGATACCACCAGTTTAAAGCGTGCCCGCAAATTATTGGATTTCTGTCTCTATATGCAAGCAGAAGACGGTCAGTTCTACAATTTTATCTATGCGGATCATTCCATAAATCGAGAAGGTGAAACGAGTTTTAAAAGCTTTGGTTGGTGGGCGGCGCGCGGCGTGTGGGCCCTGGGGGAAGGTTACCGTGTCTTTCATAAAATGGATGCTTCCTATGCGGATTTGTTAAAAAAACACATTCAGAAAACCTATGTGCATATTGACACTTTACTGGCGCATTACCCTGAAGTTGAAGATTTCGATGGATTCAAAGCTCCGAAATGGCTGCTTTACAATTCGGCCGCAGATGCCACCTCTGAGTTGATGTTGGGGTTGGCAGCCTTTGCGCAGGTCTCGGGCGATGCAAAGGTTAAAGATTACCTAAAGACTTTCGCCATGGGTTTGATGGAGATGCAAAGCGGAGACAAAGATACACTTCCATACGGACTCTTCCTGTCATGGAAAAATGTCTGGCACGGCTGGGGCAATAGTCAAACTCAGGCTTTAGCGCAGGCCAGTAAAGTCATTCAGGACAAGGAAATTCAACAAGCTGCTGTGAGAGAAGCCGGTTCTTTTTATCCATACTGGATGGAGCGGGGATTTCCCCGCGAACTTGAGTTTGTGTTTGAAGACACAATTCGTGCAAAAAAGGTCACACAATTCGACCAAATTGCCTACGCTGTCCGGCCCGCCGTGGTCGGCTCTTTGATGTTATATGAATTGACACAGGAAGAGCGATTCGCTGAGTTAGCGGGGGAATTAGCCACCTGGTTTTTCGGGAATAATCCGGCGAATCAAAAAATGTATGATCCGGAGACCGGCCGCTGTTTTGACGGCATCCTCTCGGAATCTGAAATCAATCGAAACTCCGGAGCCGAGTCTACTATCGAAGCCCTGTATGCTATTCTTGAGGTCGAAGCCAATCCAATAGCCCGCAGAAAGCTGGAGCGCTACTTAAGTTCAAATTAA